One Desulfatiglans anilini DSM 4660 DNA window includes the following coding sequences:
- a CDS encoding biotin/lipoyl-binding carrier protein — protein sequence MSEVAAPMGGNVWEVKVKPGDAVNEGDEVVIIEAMKMELPVVAESSGTVKEVKCKKGDAVEAGTVLVVIE from the coding sequence ATGAGTGAAGTAGCTGCTCCCATGGGCGGAAATGTCTGGGAAGTCAAAGTCAAACCCGGCGACGCGGTGAATGAAGGCGATGAGGTCGTGATCATCGAGGCGATGAAGATGGAGCTTCCAGTGGTCGCGGAGTCGAGCGGGACCGTGAAGGAGGTTAAGTGCAAGAAAGGCGACGCAGTCGAGGCCGGTACCGTTCTGGTGGTCATCGAATAG